The proteins below come from a single Parazoarcus communis genomic window:
- a CDS encoding SLC13 family permease, whose amino-acid sequence MQVPETYHALIVGLVLIALFACFAREWLKPDVAVMGAVALLMAIGLLDPKQVLGVFSNSAPITIACLFIISGALSKTGCVDRMGEWIGSMAGNSERRLLLAMIAVGLFVSPFINNTPVVMVMIPAVIAMGSRYGVAPSRLLIPLSYATILGGMITMVGTSTNILVDGVARSHGLAPFRMFEISPAAIMLALLGCAFMLWFAPRLLPVRETLTQQFTGSGDRLFMTELFVPEGSRLAGRTLKDARLSNGVIKVLNLFRGDEEISSPSPDTTLMVGDRVVVHSRSSAMMDLRSSTDLIGLQAQGADPHDLETLRRRGVVMVEAIVGQTSRYVLRPIRDLDLAARYGIHLIAVHRKNASIADIGDDFQLQFGDVLLVEGTPAQIKRFCENGDLFAITDGKAPVNNHRKAPIALATIVGVMALAAFNVMPIEGLAIIGAVIVVATGCLRADEAYKSIEWPILVLIFGMLAMSIAMRDSGLDKLLAGGLVNIGGDLPPWMMLSLVILITSIATEFISNNAVAVLFTPIVIGIAEHIGVDPRPFVVGVMFAASASFATPIGYQTNTLVYNAGNYRFTDFARLGVPLNLIVWISATVLIPIFWPLARV is encoded by the coding sequence ATGCAGGTCCCCGAGACTTACCACGCCCTGATTGTCGGCCTCGTGCTGATCGCCCTGTTTGCCTGCTTCGCGCGCGAGTGGCTCAAGCCCGACGTGGCGGTGATGGGCGCGGTGGCCTTGCTGATGGCGATCGGGCTGCTCGACCCCAAGCAGGTACTCGGCGTGTTCAGCAACAGCGCCCCGATCACGATTGCCTGCCTGTTCATCATCAGCGGTGCGCTGAGCAAGACCGGCTGCGTGGACCGCATGGGTGAGTGGATCGGCTCGATGGCGGGAAACAGCGAGCGCCGTCTGCTGCTGGCGATGATCGCAGTGGGGCTGTTCGTGTCGCCCTTCATCAACAACACGCCGGTGGTGATGGTGATGATTCCGGCGGTGATCGCAATGGGCAGCCGTTACGGTGTGGCGCCATCCCGCCTGCTGATTCCGCTCTCGTACGCAACGATTCTGGGCGGCATGATCACCATGGTGGGCACCTCGACCAACATCCTGGTCGACGGTGTGGCGCGCAGCCACGGGCTGGCGCCCTTCCGCATGTTCGAGATCAGCCCGGCGGCAATCATGCTGGCGCTGCTCGGCTGTGCCTTCATGCTGTGGTTCGCCCCGCGCCTGCTGCCGGTTCGCGAAACCCTGACGCAGCAGTTTACCGGCAGCGGCGACCGCCTGTTCATGACCGAACTCTTCGTACCCGAAGGCTCGCGCCTGGCCGGACGTACGCTCAAGGATGCGCGCCTGTCGAACGGCGTGATCAAGGTGCTAAACCTGTTTCGCGGCGACGAAGAGATCTCGTCGCCCTCGCCCGACACCACGCTGATGGTGGGCGACCGCGTCGTGGTTCACAGCCGCAGCAGCGCGATGATGGACCTGCGCAGCAGCACCGACCTGATCGGCCTGCAGGCACAGGGCGCCGACCCGCACGACCTCGAGACCCTGCGCCGGCGCGGGGTGGTGATGGTGGAGGCGATCGTGGGCCAGACCTCGCGCTATGTGCTGCGCCCGATTCGCGACCTCGACCTGGCCGCACGCTACGGCATTCACCTGATCGCCGTGCATCGCAAGAACGCCTCGATTGCCGACATTGGCGACGACTTCCAGCTGCAGTTCGGCGACGTGCTGCTGGTGGAAGGCACGCCGGCCCAGATCAAGCGCTTCTGCGAGAACGGCGACCTGTTCGCGATTACCGACGGCAAGGCGCCGGTCAACAACCACCGCAAGGCGCCGATCGCGCTCGCCACCATCGTCGGCGTGATGGCGCTTGCCGCCTTCAACGTGATGCCGATCGAAGGCCTGGCCATCATCGGTGCGGTGATCGTGGTGGCCACCGGCTGTCTGCGCGCGGACGAGGCCTACAAGTCGATCGAATGGCCGATTCTTGTGCTGATCTTCGGCATGCTGGCGATGAGCATTGCCATGCGCGATTCCGGGCTGGACAAGCTGCTCGCCGGCGGCCTGGTCAATATCGGCGGCGACCTGCCGCCGTGGATGATGCTGTCGCTGGTGATCCTGATCACCTCGATCGCGACCGAGTTCATCAGCAACAACGCGGTGGCGGTGCTGTTTACACCAATCGTGATCGGCATCGCGGAGCATATCGGCGTCGATCCGCGGCCCTTCGTGGTGGGCGTGATGTTTGCAGCCAGCGCGAGCTTTGCCACCCCCATCGGCTACCAGACCAACACCCTCGTGTATAACGCCGGCAACTATCGCTTCACCGACTTCGCCCGGCTCGGGGTGCCGCTCAACCTCATCGTGTGGATCAGTGCAACGGTGCTGATTCCGATCTTCTGGCCGCTGGCACGGGTCTGA
- a CDS encoding sensor histidine kinase produces MAASAPPRFFSPPLPSRWSASGPDGSGACWQLALECGGDGVWDWNIEDGKVFYGPRFNALLGYDDGGFGDDSEAFVNHVHPDDIGRLRQHLSAHFANEAAPFCCDLRMRDPDYEYRWMQVRGQLVERSADGQPARILGTVRDISQWRQDEAVLKAQLAETVHLNQQLEGAQVQLVQSEKLAAIGQLAAGVAHELKTPIGFVSTNFGTLERNVGDMLGLIAAYHAAAASDDPAQALAAAEAQYVAADIDYLREDLPALFAESRDGLDRVQRIVRDLKDFSRVGEQEWQFADLHRGLDSTINILRYEIKHKAEVIREYGELPEVWCVPSMINQVFLNLLANAAQAIEHQGTITVVTAVEGDKVLIRITDTGSGIPPDILNRIFAPFFTTKGAGKGTGLGLSLAQDIIRQHHGRLFATSVPGQGSTFTIELPLSELQPSAPQPESAPDTLKPADTGNNT; encoded by the coding sequence ATGGCCGCATCCGCGCCACCGCGGTTTTTCTCGCCACCCTTGCCATCGCGCTGGTCTGCGTCCGGCCCCGATGGTTCAGGGGCATGCTGGCAACTTGCGCTCGAGTGCGGCGGCGATGGTGTGTGGGACTGGAACATCGAGGACGGCAAGGTGTTCTATGGCCCCCGTTTCAACGCCCTGCTTGGTTATGACGATGGCGGTTTTGGCGATGATAGCGAAGCTTTCGTCAACCATGTTCATCCGGATGACATCGGCCGCCTGCGTCAGCATCTGAGCGCGCATTTCGCCAACGAAGCTGCGCCATTCTGCTGCGACCTGCGCATGCGCGACCCCGACTACGAATACCGCTGGATGCAGGTTCGCGGACAACTCGTCGAGCGCAGTGCAGACGGCCAGCCGGCCCGCATCTTGGGCACGGTGCGCGACATCAGCCAGTGGCGCCAGGACGAAGCGGTCCTGAAGGCACAGCTCGCCGAAACCGTTCACCTCAACCAGCAGCTCGAAGGCGCCCAGGTTCAGCTCGTACAGTCGGAAAAGCTCGCCGCCATCGGCCAACTCGCCGCAGGCGTAGCGCATGAACTGAAAACGCCCATCGGCTTCGTCAGTACCAACTTTGGCACCCTCGAACGCAACGTCGGCGACATGCTCGGGCTGATCGCGGCCTACCATGCCGCGGCCGCGTCGGACGACCCGGCGCAGGCGCTGGCGGCGGCCGAGGCGCAGTATGTCGCGGCCGACATCGATTACCTGCGCGAAGACCTCCCGGCGCTGTTCGCCGAGAGCCGCGACGGGCTCGACCGCGTGCAGCGCATCGTTCGCGACCTCAAGGATTTCTCGCGTGTGGGCGAGCAGGAGTGGCAGTTTGCTGATCTTCATCGCGGGCTCGACTCCACCATCAACATCCTGCGCTACGAGATCAAGCACAAGGCCGAGGTCATCCGTGAATACGGCGAGCTGCCCGAAGTCTGGTGCGTGCCCTCGATGATCAACCAGGTGTTCCTCAACCTGCTCGCCAACGCGGCGCAGGCCATCGAGCACCAGGGCACGATCACCGTCGTGACGGCGGTCGAGGGCGACAAGGTGCTCATCCGCATCACCGACACCGGCAGCGGCATTCCGCCTGACATCCTCAATCGCATCTTTGCCCCCTTCTTCACCACCAAGGGCGCAGGCAAGGGCACCGGACTCGGGCTGTCGCTGGCGCAGGACATCATCCGTCAGCACCACGGCAGGCTCTTTGCCACCAGCGTGCCGGGGCAGGGCAGCACCTTCACCATCGAGCTGCCACTATCGGAACTGCAGCCGTCGGCCCCGCAACCTGAATCTGCACCCGACACCCTCAAGCCCGCCGACACCGGGAACAACACATGA
- a CDS encoding HD domain-containing phosphohydrolase, which produces MTTTPAPAVDTPQPPTLLLVDDEANILSSLRRLFRPQGYRVLTAESGDEALQLLAAEPIDLILSDMRMPGMTGAQLLATACERWPDTVRILLTGYADMSSTIEAINRGQIYRYVSKPWEDDDLKLLVRDALERKYLKLENERMTQTIAEQNEQLRHFNAELEARVQARTKELSEALAATDKAHRDLRQSYTSTVRVFCELIESRSPILKGHGRRVADLARNIARKLGVSDAEQQTLVLASMLHDMGKIGLPDELLAKSYSTLHAEERSVVMTHPARAETLLMGISPLREAAAIVRAHHEHFDGTGYPDGSAGLAIPRLARILAVANAFDSLQLGTMVGRTLSPKDALDFIVANRGKRYDPSVVDAFVSVGVSLKTERANSEQRLRPAMLKAGMVLARDLIHADGYLLLSKGFVVDDAIIEQLLRLERTEGRAVIVSVA; this is translated from the coding sequence ATGACCACGACGCCCGCCCCCGCAGTCGATACGCCTCAGCCGCCCACCCTGCTGCTGGTGGACGACGAGGCCAACATCCTGTCCAGCCTGCGCCGGCTGTTCCGGCCCCAGGGCTACCGGGTGCTCACCGCGGAGAGCGGCGACGAAGCGCTCCAGCTGCTTGCCGCCGAACCGATCGATCTCATCCTGTCGGACATGCGCATGCCGGGCATGACCGGTGCGCAGTTGCTGGCCACTGCCTGCGAACGCTGGCCCGATACCGTGCGCATCCTGCTCACCGGCTACGCAGACATGAGCTCGACGATCGAAGCCATCAACCGCGGCCAGATCTACCGTTACGTATCCAAGCCGTGGGAAGACGACGACCTCAAGCTGCTGGTGCGCGATGCGCTTGAGCGCAAGTATCTCAAGCTCGAAAACGAGCGCATGACGCAGACCATCGCCGAGCAGAACGAGCAGCTGCGGCACTTCAACGCCGAGCTTGAGGCGCGGGTCCAGGCCCGCACCAAGGAGCTGAGCGAAGCGCTCGCCGCCACCGACAAGGCGCACCGGGACCTGCGTCAGTCCTACACCAGCACGGTGCGGGTGTTCTGCGAGCTGATCGAGTCCCGCAGTCCGATTCTCAAGGGGCACGGGCGGCGCGTTGCCGATCTCGCGCGCAACATCGCACGCAAGCTGGGCGTGAGCGATGCCGAGCAGCAAACCCTGGTGCTCGCGTCCATGCTGCACGACATGGGCAAGATCGGCCTGCCCGACGAGCTCCTCGCCAAGTCCTACAGCACGCTGCATGCTGAAGAGCGCAGCGTGGTCATGACGCATCCGGCCCGCGCTGAAACCCTGCTGATGGGCATCTCGCCGCTGCGCGAAGCCGCTGCCATCGTTCGCGCCCATCATGAACACTTCGACGGCACCGGCTACCCCGATGGCAGTGCCGGCCTGGCGATTCCGCGCCTCGCACGCATCCTCGCGGTGGCAAACGCCTTCGATTCACTGCAGCTCGGCACCATGGTCGGGCGCACACTCAGCCCCAAGGACGCTCTCGATTTCATCGTCGCCAACCGCGGCAAGCGCTACGACCCTTCCGTGGTCGATGCCTTCGTCAGCGTCGGCGTGTCCCTGAAGACCGAACGCGCGAACAGCGAGCAGCGGCTGCGCCCCGCAATGCTCAAGGCCGGCATGGTGCTGGCCAGAGACCTGATCCACGCAGACGGCTACCTGCTGCTGAGCAAGGGATTCGTCGTCGATGACGCAATCATCGAGCAATTGCTGCGCCTCGAGCGCACGGAGGGGCGAGCCGTCATCGTCTCTGTTGCCTAG
- a CDS encoding N-acetylmuramoyl-L-alanine amidase family protein yields MAGAQAQTVAVDIGHTLAASGATSARGRSEFEFNRDLAWQLVSALRERGLTVRVINADGEIPSLRARPAQAAAEGAELFISIHHDSVSAHELRPWTWNDLALDFNDEFAGHSLFVSRENPDLPRSLLCARVAGARLQRLGFVPTHKNARRRPYADATHAVHYYDGLAVLRHATMPALLFEAGVIKHRDEELLLRDPVRQARMADGIATAIAACLRNGDPAR; encoded by the coding sequence ATGGCAGGGGCGCAGGCGCAGACCGTTGCGGTCGATATCGGCCACACGCTCGCGGCGAGCGGGGCGACCAGTGCGCGGGGGCGCAGCGAGTTCGAGTTCAATCGCGATCTGGCCTGGCAGCTGGTGAGCGCGCTGCGCGAGCGCGGGCTGACGGTGCGGGTCATCAATGCAGACGGCGAGATCCCCAGCCTGCGTGCCCGGCCTGCGCAGGCTGCGGCCGAAGGTGCCGAGCTGTTCATCTCCATCCATCACGATTCGGTGTCCGCGCACGAGCTGCGGCCGTGGACGTGGAACGATCTGGCGCTCGACTTCAACGACGAATTCGCCGGTCACTCGCTGTTCGTCTCGCGCGAGAATCCCGACCTGCCGCGCAGCCTGCTGTGCGCGCGCGTGGCAGGGGCGCGGCTGCAGCGGCTGGGTTTCGTCCCCACGCACAAGAACGCGCGTCGTCGCCCCTACGCCGATGCCACGCATGCGGTGCATTACTACGATGGTCTCGCCGTCCTGCGCCACGCCACCATGCCCGCGCTGCTGTTCGAGGCGGGCGTGATCAAGCATCGGGATGAAGAACTGCTGTTGCGCGACCCCGTGCGACAGGCGCGCATGGCCGACGGCATTGCCACTGCCATCGCCGCCTGCCTGCGCAACGGCGACCCCGCCAGGTAG
- a CDS encoding hemerythrin domain-containing protein, whose protein sequence is MSTEHAASGGPFIWADYFETGLGVVDEQHFKLVGLVNQLGARLATGRSLSAAELDHVMGGLGRYALLHFRTEEEMMKQRGIDRRHFEKHCATHADFVAQIDSLAAAAASGQGSVLTELLRYVSSWLALHILGIDMSMSRQLHAMEKGASAADAYDQDATTADPANRALVSAVHTLYTTVAERNAELIKAKAELEQRVAERTADLQDAVRHLEAAKEEIVQSEKMAALGQFAAGMAHELNTPLGYIGGNLNALGGYCEQLVKLSEVADRLVAEGASAAEWNTACERADRDFVREDAPQLLTESRAGLERIHRIVEALRCSAGGAEEEPKPTELHRIVDEVLLTYKANAPAEIEFDVSCEANAVAMVSPRGLAVAVDEMLDNAVKAVAGKGGVVRCSTGCSGGMAWLEIADSGPGINSAIAQHVFEPFFTTRAVGSGAGLGLYLAYQTARQHHGYIELRNTGPGAVFRLVLPALGAEGAMA, encoded by the coding sequence ATGAGCACCGAACACGCCGCATCCGGCGGCCCCTTCATCTGGGCCGACTATTTCGAAACAGGTCTCGGTGTAGTCGACGAGCAGCACTTCAAGCTGGTCGGCCTGGTCAATCAGCTCGGCGCACGCCTTGCGACCGGACGCAGCCTGTCAGCAGCCGAGCTCGATCATGTCATGGGCGGCCTCGGCCGCTATGCGCTGCTGCATTTCCGCACCGAAGAAGAGATGATGAAGCAGCGCGGCATCGACCGCCGCCACTTCGAGAAGCATTGCGCCACGCATGCCGACTTCGTCGCGCAGATCGACTCCCTGGCCGCTGCAGCGGCATCCGGCCAGGGCAGCGTCCTGACAGAGCTGCTGCGCTACGTTTCGAGCTGGCTCGCGCTTCATATTCTCGGCATCGACATGTCGATGTCACGCCAGCTGCACGCCATGGAAAAAGGCGCCAGCGCTGCGGACGCCTATGATCAGGATGCAACCACCGCCGATCCCGCCAACCGGGCGCTGGTCAGCGCCGTGCACACCCTCTACACCACGGTGGCCGAACGCAATGCCGAGCTGATCAAGGCCAAGGCCGAACTCGAACAGCGCGTCGCCGAGCGCACCGCCGACCTGCAGGACGCGGTGCGCCACCTCGAAGCGGCCAAGGAAGAAATCGTCCAGTCCGAAAAAATGGCCGCTCTCGGCCAGTTCGCCGCGGGGATGGCGCACGAACTCAACACCCCGCTGGGCTATATCGGCGGCAACCTGAATGCGCTCGGCGGCTACTGCGAGCAGCTCGTGAAGCTCAGCGAGGTCGCCGACAGACTCGTTGCCGAGGGCGCGTCCGCTGCAGAATGGAATACCGCCTGCGAGCGCGCCGACCGTGATTTCGTGCGTGAAGACGCGCCGCAACTGCTGACGGAATCCCGCGCCGGCCTGGAGCGCATCCACCGCATCGTCGAAGCCCTGCGCTGCAGCGCGGGTGGCGCCGAAGAAGAACCGAAGCCCACCGAACTGCACCGCATCGTCGACGAGGTGCTGCTCACCTACAAGGCAAACGCCCCGGCCGAGATCGAGTTCGATGTGTCGTGCGAGGCCAATGCGGTCGCCATGGTTTCACCGCGCGGCCTCGCCGTCGCAGTCGACGAGATGCTCGACAACGCGGTCAAGGCGGTGGCCGGAAAGGGTGGGGTGGTTCGCTGCAGCACCGGCTGCTCGGGCGGCATGGCCTGGCTGGAGATTGCAGACTCGGGGCCGGGCATCAACAGCGCCATCGCCCAGCATGTCTTCGAGCCGTTCTTCACCACGCGCGCCGTTGGCAGTGGTGCCGGGCTCGGGCTGTATCTGGCCTATCAGACGGCACGCCAGCACCACGGCTACATCGAGCTGCGCAACACGGGCCCGGGGGCGGTGTTCCGCCTGGTGCTGCCGGCGCTGGGGGCGGAGGGCGCGATGGCCTGA
- a CDS encoding 8-oxoguanine deaminase, with the protein MSRSLLIRNALLLATMDDQRREIGNGWVLIRGNRIEALGEAADAPDTADEIIDASGCVVTPGLVNTHHHMYQTLTRAVPGAQDCELFGWLKRLYPIWARLTPAMIRVSTQTAMTELIMSGCTTASDHLYIYPNGCTLDDSIEAAAEIGMRFHACRGSMSVGESKGGLPPDRVVEHESAILKDSQRLIEAWHDPADGAMLKIALAPCSPFSVSQDLMRESAVMARHYGVGLHTHLAETVGDVAYSRERFGRTPAQYAEDLGWTGEGVWHAHCVCLDDHGIDLFARTRTGVAHCPSSNMRLGSGIAPIRKMIDAGVPVGLGVDGSASNDAGHLLLEARMAMLLARVRDTGDGSGDPAALSARQALEVATRGGAAALGRRDIGHLAPGMCADLAIFDVGGIAHAGALHDPLAALLFAAPAGVRHSIINGRQVVRDGELLTVDTQRLTEMHNRMARVLLEG; encoded by the coding sequence ATGAGCCGTAGCCTGCTGATTCGAAACGCCCTCCTCCTTGCCACCATGGACGATCAGCGTCGCGAGATCGGGAATGGCTGGGTGCTGATTCGTGGCAACCGGATCGAGGCGCTGGGCGAAGCCGCGGACGCGCCCGACACCGCGGACGAGATCATCGACGCCAGCGGTTGCGTGGTGACGCCGGGCCTGGTGAACACGCACCATCACATGTACCAGACCCTGACCCGTGCAGTGCCCGGTGCGCAGGATTGCGAACTATTCGGCTGGCTCAAGCGCCTGTACCCGATCTGGGCGAGGCTCACCCCGGCGATGATCCGGGTATCGACGCAGACGGCGATGACCGAGCTGATCATGTCCGGGTGCACGACCGCGTCGGACCACCTCTACATCTATCCGAACGGTTGCACGCTGGACGACTCGATCGAGGCCGCTGCGGAGATCGGCATGCGCTTTCATGCGTGCCGGGGTTCGATGAGTGTGGGTGAATCCAAGGGCGGCCTGCCGCCCGACCGCGTGGTGGAGCACGAATCCGCCATCCTGAAGGACTCCCAGCGTCTGATCGAAGCGTGGCACGACCCCGCAGACGGGGCCATGCTCAAGATCGCGCTGGCGCCATGTTCGCCGTTTTCGGTGTCGCAGGATCTGATGCGCGAATCCGCGGTCATGGCCCGCCACTACGGTGTTGGCCTGCACACCCACTTGGCCGAGACCGTGGGCGACGTGGCCTACAGCCGCGAGCGATTCGGCCGCACCCCCGCACAGTACGCCGAAGACCTGGGCTGGACCGGCGAAGGCGTGTGGCATGCGCACTGTGTGTGCCTGGACGACCACGGCATCGACCTCTTCGCCCGCACCCGCACCGGGGTGGCGCACTGCCCCTCGTCCAACATGCGCCTGGGCTCCGGCATCGCTCCCATCCGCAAGATGATCGACGCCGGCGTGCCCGTGGGCCTGGGGGTGGATGGCTCGGCCTCGAACGACGCTGGCCATCTGCTGCTGGAAGCACGCATGGCGATGCTGCTGGCCAGGGTGCGCGACACCGGCGACGGCAGCGGCGACCCCGCCGCACTGAGCGCGCGCCAGGCGCTGGAGGTTGCCACCCGCGGCGGTGCTGCAGCCCTCGGACGCCGAGACATCGGCCACCTCGCCCCCGGCATGTGTGCCGACCTCGCGATCTTCGACGTCGGCGGCATCGCCCACGCCGGCGCCCTGCACGACCCGCTTGCCGCCCTGCTTTTCGCCGCGCCTGCCGGCGTCCGGCACAGCATCATCAACGGCCGCCAGGTCGTGCGCGACGGCGAATTGCTGACCGTCGATACTCAGCGCCTGACCGAAATGCACAACCGCATGGCCCGGGTGCTGCTCGAAGGCTAG
- a CDS encoding C39 family peptidase → MKRIVLRSGLLIVVAIVQSLAATTAFSDQLRFHAPMGGQLTVPTVSLKEARFLSTLRQQYDFSCGSAAVATLLTHHYDQTVGESKVFEVMYEHGNQEKIRREGFSMLDMKRYLDHLGYRAEGVEASLDQLASASVPAIALIQENGYAHFVVIKGVRDGKVLLGDPALGTRVMKRQAFEKIWVNSILLVARNRVGMARFNDESDWRVLPNAPIARGLDRNMADVQLLRRGPWDY, encoded by the coding sequence ATGAAACGCATCGTGCTCCGTTCAGGCCTTTTGATCGTCGTGGCGATAGTGCAATCACTTGCCGCCACGACGGCCTTCTCCGACCAGCTGAGATTTCACGCTCCGATGGGCGGGCAGCTGACGGTGCCCACCGTCAGCCTGAAGGAAGCACGTTTTCTGTCGACCCTGCGCCAGCAGTACGACTTCAGTTGCGGCTCGGCGGCGGTCGCCACCCTCCTCACCCACCACTACGATCAAACGGTTGGCGAATCCAAAGTGTTCGAGGTCATGTACGAACACGGCAACCAGGAGAAGATCCGGCGTGAGGGGTTTTCGATGCTTGACATGAAGCGCTACCTCGACCATCTCGGCTATCGCGCCGAGGGCGTGGAAGCGTCGCTCGATCAACTGGCGTCGGCCTCCGTGCCCGCCATCGCACTGATACAGGAGAACGGCTACGCACACTTCGTTGTCATCAAGGGCGTGCGCGACGGCAAGGTGCTTCTGGGCGACCCGGCGCTCGGCACGCGCGTGATGAAGCGCCAGGCATTCGAGAAAATATGGGTCAACAGCATCCTGCTGGTTGCGCGTAACCGTGTCGGCATGGCCCGCTTCAACGACGAATCCGACTGGCGCGTCCTGCCAAACGCGCCGATTGCACGCGGTCTGGACCGCAATATGGCAGACGTGCAGTTGCTTCGTCGCGGCCCCTGGGATTACTGA
- a CDS encoding HD-GYP domain-containing protein: MFNKLMSSAGDEQGVAIDPARLCPGLFVRLDLGWMAHDFMFNQFRITSATQVRELQALGLTTITYYPARSTARPLDLEGGVPSGAADAGAGAAGEGISHAEGAENSEEGAGAGEVLSPVEDGSGEAEDPAAPRVSEKEVQAQRLAARRAEIAQCERRYAAAAAGVKSVMRDVFPAGDKAVSTARKLVGDTVDGLAEAGEIVIHLMNEKLADETAYFHVLNVMVLSILLGRELKLPPEILRVLGEAALFHDIGKLKVPETVLRNDKRNRHEEDFFRLHTTYGREIARELGGLAAAACDVIEHHHERMDGKGYPKGLSGQHVPLLARLVGITNHYDNLCNPLSLDAAMTPAEALTHMFRNESEAWDKAMLQAFIRLLGVYPPGSLVQLSNGNIALVVAVNHADLLRPSVMVFDPSTPREDALVVDLIEHADVEIDVVLNPRELDRAALAYLSPRRKMSYYHSKRT, from the coding sequence GTGTTCAACAAACTGATGAGTTCGGCAGGTGATGAGCAGGGCGTCGCCATCGACCCCGCACGCCTGTGTCCGGGTCTGTTTGTCCGCCTCGACCTGGGCTGGATGGCGCACGACTTCATGTTCAACCAGTTCCGGATCACCTCCGCGACGCAGGTGCGCGAACTGCAGGCACTGGGGCTGACCACCATTACGTATTACCCGGCGCGAAGCACGGCGCGGCCACTGGATCTTGAGGGCGGTGTGCCGTCCGGGGCGGCGGACGCAGGCGCGGGGGCGGCGGGGGAAGGCATTTCTCACGCGGAGGGCGCGGAGAACTCGGAGGAAGGCGCGGGGGCTGGGGAGGTTCTGTCTCCCGTGGAGGATGGCTCGGGAGAGGCGGAAGACCCGGCTGCGCCGCGCGTGAGTGAGAAGGAGGTGCAGGCGCAGCGACTGGCGGCTCGGCGGGCGGAGATTGCGCAGTGCGAGCGGCGCTATGCGGCGGCTGCGGCGGGGGTGAAGTCGGTGATGCGGGACGTCTTCCCGGCCGGCGACAAGGCGGTGAGCACCGCGCGCAAGCTGGTGGGCGATACGGTGGATGGGCTCGCCGAGGCGGGCGAGATCGTGATCCACCTGATGAACGAGAAGCTGGCCGACGAAACTGCGTATTTCCATGTGCTCAACGTGATGGTGCTGTCCATCCTGCTGGGGCGCGAGCTCAAGCTGCCGCCGGAAATTCTGCGGGTGCTCGGCGAGGCGGCGCTGTTTCACGACATCGGCAAGCTGAAGGTGCCCGAAACCGTGCTGCGCAATGACAAGCGCAACCGCCACGAAGAAGACTTTTTCCGCCTGCACACCACTTATGGACGCGAGATTGCGCGCGAACTCGGCGGCCTCGCCGCTGCGGCCTGCGACGTGATCGAGCATCACCACGAACGGATGGACGGCAAAGGCTACCCCAAGGGGCTGAGCGGGCAGCACGTGCCGCTGCTGGCGCGACTGGTGGGCATCACCAACCATTACGACAACCTGTGCAATCCGCTGAGCCTCGATGCGGCCATGACGCCAGCCGAGGCGCTGACCCACATGTTCCGCAACGAGAGCGAAGCCTGGGACAAGGCCATGCTGCAGGCTTTCATCCGCCTGCTCGGGGTGTATCCGCCGGGGTCGCTGGTGCAGCTGTCGAACGGAAACATTGCGCTGGTGGTGGCTGTGAACCACGCCGACCTGCTGCGCCCCTCAGTGATGGTGTTCGACCCCTCGACACCGCGCGAGGACGCGCTGGTGGTGGACCTGATCGAACATGCGGATGTGGAGATCGACGTGGTGCTCAACCCGCGCGAGCTCGATCGCGCCGCACTCGCCTATCTGTCACCACGGCGCAAGATGAGTTACTACCACAGCAAACGCACGTAG